Genomic window (Magnolia sinica isolate HGM2019 chromosome 6, MsV1, whole genome shotgun sequence):
GTGGCCGTGGATACAGATTGTGGTCACGGGGGTTGAAGCAAATGAAAAATCCTCTATACTGAACCAACTCGACCCAAATACACATGATTATTCCTAAAACAAACCAAATTTCAAGTTGGGTCTGCGTTTTCTAACCCCAAATGTGAGCCAAGGGCCTTGACACCTGTCCTaaacttgatttgggtcaatcaGTTTTCGGATTGACCAAACCCAAGTAGCAGCCACAATAGGGATGATTGATATACGATTACAATAACCACAACACAATGTAGTTGCTTACCTCTACAAACTTGCTGCTGACACTCGAATCACCCCCATTGATGGAATCTCCGTCAACACCGATGCTTTCCCTCTTGCGTAGAAGAGAGGGGGAGAAAAGAttggaaatggaaaataaaaatcctagCCCTATAATAAGAAAAGGGGATGATCAGAAATTTAGAAGGAGAGAAAAGGGGGAAGAAATGGGAACGAGAGGAGAGAGggcactttttttcttctttttttaaacgtGCAAAGGACATCTTTATAGTAAGGAAATTTCAAAAGTAACAAAGATACAGGAGAGCACCAGACCCACAAAGATCGAAATTGCAGCCTTTGtgtctatatatacatcaaagcaTATAGAAAGATCATGGTGGCAGAGTCTAAACTCACAAGATTTAATGTCCTTGAAGAGAATGAACACTACTATTTCTTGCATAGATACTTACCTCTACAAGAATTTGTTGATGCTTGCAGTTAGCGTAGTTTTGGGGACTGCGCCAATGATTGCGTCTTTCTTCTCGCCATTTTTGAAGATGATGACAGTCGGGATGCTGCGGATTCCATATTGGGTTGTGATTGATGGGCTCTCATCAGTGTTCACCTTGAAGCATTTCAGCTTCCCAGCATAGTCCCTTGACAATTCATCTATTATGGGATGGATCATGTGGAAGGGAACACACCATGGAGCCCAGAACTCGACAAGCACAGGAAGGTCAGCCCCAAGGATGAGCGGCTATAGTAATTCAAATGGGTCCTCAAAGTCCAACATGTGTAGCAAACTATGGGACttaaattagcctcaacaatttgAGACCAAAACTATATTGCAGATTACTATGAaaagctattttttttttaaagggcatAATACAGCTTCCATGATGATACCATTTCCTACTAAAATGGACAGTGGTAAAGACTTTTAAGCTTGCATAACAACTAATGACTTGCTTGTCTCTTCAAAGAAATTGAAGATCTTAAGAAAACAATTCCTTTCTACTTACTCAAGATTGCATTTGGCCAGATGGAATTATGATACTTCAAGAGTTTCCCCACATTACAATAGAACCAACATGTTGATCAgcggaaaaagaaaaagaaaaattcctTACTTTCCTCATTTGACCATTCTCAAATCAACAGTTGTAACTGCAATCCGCAGTGATAACAAATCTTGTAATAATTATAGCATTTAATCATGACAATAAGTTCAATTCTAATAATTTTTCAATCTTGAATTATACAAGGCTCAACTCGAAATAGTACAGTACACTCAGGTTTCTAGTTCGTAATAGTGGGCTCCATGGTTCaatgattcaaaccattgatttgatCCCCCCATTGAATCTGTAGCCTTTTATCAAAAGAATGTGGACCAATGCTGTATTTCTTACTTAACCATCAATTTGCTAGCCACCAGTTGAAAGGATAGGATTTTCCAATCTGCGAAAGTTCTTAGGGGCAGGTCATCCACCATCATGTAGACCACACAACAGGGGACAGTTGGGAtgggacgcccaccgttaaaaaccttctagattgtgtgtggggcccagtCTGTTGGGTGCATGACATCTAATCAGTCTAACAAGTGTGACCAACTTAAAAGCTGAACACGATAGCATGTAAAACAGTCTACACAGAAACTCTTTTCAAGTGTGAAGTGTTtacaatttaaaattttacaagcatccaaacgacccctaattaCAATAAacagaaatcagaaaaaaaagggaaatgaaAATTCAGAATCAAAATTCGAATTTACCTTGGCTTTGGTAGATAAGGCAGACCCTCCAAGATCCCCCATGTGGATCTCACTCCGGTCAGTGTCCATCATGATCACGACTGCATACCCCTTCTCATCATTCAGCCTGCGGACGTTGTCGATTATGTGGCGGTGCCACTCACTCGTGTCGTGGCACATGTTGATCAGCGCGACGTTCATCCCGCCAACGGCCAGCGCCTCCAGCTGCTCGAACCCGCATGTGGCGGGCCCGATTGTGCACTCTAGCTTGGTCCGCCGCGTGCTGTGGAAGCCGTTCTCCTTCAGCTCCGTCTCCGTCACCGAGTTAACCTCGATCGCGCCAGTGTCGTAAGGAGGCAGAGGTGCTGCCTTTGACATTGTCAGTGGATAGGATGGAGGATGAGGAATCAATGGCTGAGATCGTAAGGCAGGGAAGGGGGATGCGTTTACGATTGAGATGGATTTGGGAGAAGGGGAAATTGGAGAGCTTGGAGATGGATTGGTTTGGAGAGGAGAGAAGAATTAGAAAATGGAGGGTTTGCGCCATTTCTTTCGAGGGACGAGGATTGTACGGGCGGGATGTAGCTTGTGAAATGGAACGGCTGGGGTTCGGTGAtcggatcgagagagagagagagagagagagagagctggaggTGGAGCTAGGGCATGGGGGTGAGGTGGAGGCGTGAGAGGGATGTTTGAGagggaatgaaaaaaaaaggtcCCGCGTTAATGAAATAGAAAGGGCCCGCGTGGCCTTTTTTTTGGGTGGATTTACCTACGGATTAAACCCGTAGTAATATAGCTACAGctttaaaccgtagctaaaatccACCATAGGCTGTAtcttttacctcattttttggtagtttaaagtgtgtgagaaaagcaaatatctttaggaaatgaactgaaacttaagtaaattgagtcgttcgcttacaggctgaatctaaggattcagactttCAGAAtatgacccaattacaccctcggatcagaaaaaattttcaacacatgtcagtgtacttgtgaccctgatcgagtactaGTGACctttgaactgaaattggtctccgcggttgatctgtaaatccgatcagactgaaaacttagcctggcctagatccaatgtcagggagcttaagtctgaccgcatgcagaaaaggagcctccagatgtgctccattggaccgaaacggccagtctttggctataacctaagaataccatggccatggggccattcccatcagttctgggcctatataagggcctaaacccacctctctctcattccatatgaattcctAACCCTacgagagaagagagagaaaagagaagaaaatagaagaagaaagtgaggagaagagagagagtgttggCGTCTGTTCCTAGGATCTTTCCTTGCCGCTCCACGTGCTTTACCACCTCATatgtatcgctattccggcgattccgactccgttcgtaggtaaaaaatcctaatcctaatctgttttaggatttcaaatagtgtaagtgatgaaatagttaatctatttcatgctataggtggccGATGTGCCGTAAATAAAGACTTGGCATACAAACtaagttcgatacttgtttatcggtgaaaggtgtggactataaacgtttaggttatggttttcaaggctttcaatgtcagtaatgatttatgactgacttgattgctgtcacacatgcttagatgcgatgttttacgtatattacatatatttatgaactatgttgattttaatgcatttcatgtgtttgttgaaatgtctgaatgagtatgtaattatgatttgtgcttgccatgatatTGGTTGtgaatacatgattgttatacgtgtgacaactcctatgtagaaggatttgctataatatgtgttttaaccaatttattacatatatgtaatatgtgtagtctaagtgtttgataaaatgcctgaatgaaaaaatgcttgatgtaatgtatttaatgagggtgttgagatacgATTTTCAATCCCCTCATATGTAGTTACAGTTCCTGTGTGaagcctatcttactactatgtgattatagatgaaatgcttatgtgtgataacatgtgtatgatgtggttgtttaaatgcttaagtaagatttatatttacattGGTTGTTACATGCTGACGTTGATTATCACATGCGAATACCATtgttggagtgtgtttggggctgCGATATagccaggcaattggtaatgatttacgatcggtggccgaactgttttagctACGACGGATACGTttgatgttcactccccaagtatagggttgtgatgtagtaataaactcggtaagaccgaggtcgaatccacagggactgaaacttgtacgtttcctgaaactaggtagaaatagaactagtctaagatgcgatctagaacaaatagaatttagggaataattgtggaataactatctaaaacttaagtaattcagaggaaggaaactagggatccagaggatccacttgtagagatcagggagaaattatgcctgcattaagatttatggaaatcaaactgaatctacttgatctggtttttaagagatgaaaagtatatgaattagaatggattccatcatctaaccatgcccaggagacaacgcaaacaacaggattaaactaattaccaaccaatcaaccatgtatgaggatcaggaagggtactgtcatcctaccatgcccatggagcaatgatgaacaacagggctttctgacttcataaacataaaaaggggaaagaaatattcaaagccattgcaaacccattgtaatttcagtcacaacagaccattaaagactaaaaaaaatattccttataataatcaacttaaaaccaagttcagttcaaaattttaaattaaatgcatgaaatagtgtctcccatctcaatacaagcttcacctcttagccctagctaagaggtttagccaaacatGACTGGGCTAAATAGAGCAAGTGataatagagaaaaaaaaagaagaaaagaacaagaggACAAAAAAAACCAGCTTTAATAAACTTCACTTCCTGTCTTCTCTGTtccttctctgtttcttctctcaGACCAAACTCTTGCTCACGTCCACGCCGCCTTCCCCGTGCTGCCAACAACTTCCACCCTCGCCCTGTAAAATCTCTCCAGCCGTAGAAAACCCAGCTGTGCACTCCACGTTCAGCAGCTCCCCACGGCTCCACACTCTCTTCTCGGCTGCACACTACAAAAACTAGTTTTTCCTCCTCTCTTCccgtttcttttcttcctttttaaagatggaaaAGCTTCCCCCTGATGCTATGGAGTCCCACCGGAAGTAGGCTGCGGAAACAGTCCTTCTGCAGCCTGGAACGTGTCCCTCTGCTGTGAAAGTCCTCACGCAGTCCGAAATTCCGCGTCtcccttcttcttatttttttgccttctttccaaaaggacagcgtcccctgggagatttttagcccacctacatgatgaacggttcagatcagccgtccgaccgcccccAAGGGCGTACAACCCGTCGCAaaagtcggacggcgtccggcTTTCACGAACGCGTGTAACAGGGCACGCGCTGacgcgtggtggggcccacttcactggttttttgaaagatccactccgtctattcgtaTCAGCTCGAAAAAACAGGTGGGACTCAATGTTTTTGGATAAAAATCGGTGCGGTCCAGGGAtgatttcattcagccgtccgccTTTAGTTTTGACGATCAACAGCCGGCCTCCGATCTTTCTTGAAATTCTGCCATCTAGGCGAGGATGATAGGGGGCAAGggtttctgatggacggtccggattgatcatccgatgcacggtggtggcccaccaacttcTGCAGTCCGATCGTCTGCGTAACAGCGGGACGTGCTGCAGCTGTTTGAGAGGGCGAGTTCGAGTccaggacggtttgaccgtcctggAGTTACCGTGCATGCCTGGTGCACCCACGCTGTATATGTGCGATGCACATGTGGGTCTCATGCTGATGTATATAagagatcagctccgtccaacCATTCTGCCATATCATTTAAACTGTCTaaaacaattttgaagcatatccggatatcaggcgggccccacataataattaaaggggctgatctgtccgttgagccacttccacagtgatccaggggctgaaattttacgtgtacggtttatttatggtcctcaagccacgtatgaagttttgaactgatcagatggtgggaaccctatgatcttgcattctggacacttttcaggccacttgagcttcaattcctcgattttcttgggtccctgatgtgtaattctattgatcttgggtctctggagtccgtcccatgctttggtgtcattagagcgttaagtccatgctttaaacacccttttcggtccaggctcgtacatacactctgcattacaaa
Coding sequences:
- the LOC131249184 gene encoding thioredoxin M-type, chloroplastic-like, which produces MIHPIIDELSRDYAGKLKCFKVNTDESPSITTQYGIRSIPTVIIFKNGEKKDAIIGAVPKTTLTASINKFL